ctTTTCACTCATCTAGAGTAAATTTAATAACAGAAAGAGTTTGTATATGATGAAATTTGTTAAATTGAGTGAATAAACCtattgattgattattgatatgttaaactgtaaataactGCTGCAGTGTTTTACAAAGcttatcacattttgtcatgtttaccACCACAACCaaccacaaattaaaaaaaatatatactttttttcatttctcaaatatgcactGCATTTAgttggtctgtcacaaaaaatcTAGGTTAAATTTTGTAAGGAACTAAAGATTTAGTTGCCTggttaaagtgttttttttatctccaaaagtaaaaataattttctactgACTCATCCGAAGCTGCTGATGCATTAAATTATCACAACCTACAAATGAATGTGTTTGATTaactttcaaaatgtgaaaaagctcctAGCAGACGAACAGGAAAGCAGGTTAATGATTATGTGACTATGTCATAAAGGAATAACTCATTTCCTCCAGCGCTGATTGTCTTAAAGTCATTTGTGTGTCATCAACAGAGGCGCGTTCTCTGAGGTCTACATGGTGAGAGAGCGGAAGACCGGGAAGACGTTCGCCATGAAGtgtgtgaagaagaaaaagaagagggacATCAACCTGGAGAACGAGATTGCTGTGCTGAGAAAGTAATTACTGTTTGATTAACCGTTCCTCAGCTGGAAGAGagttaaaaatgtctcataaaatcctgtttgtgttttttcaaacaGAATCCAACATGAGAATGTTGTAGGGATGGAAGATCTCTACGAAAGTCGGACGCATTACTACATCATCATGCATCTGTGAGTTTTCCGTTTTGCGTGAGAATCCAATCAGAGCCGCTAATGATGAGGATGGTTGAATTTTACCGGTGtggattttctgtttcaggGTTTCGGGCGGTGAGCTGTTCGACCGTATTCTGGACCGCGGCGTTTATTCAGAGAAGGACGCCAGCAGGGTGATCCAGCAGGTTCTGGAAGCCGTCAGCTTCCTGCATCAAAACGGCATCGTGCATCGAGACCTCAAGGTGAAAAATCACAGTCATATTTTATTCCCCTTTTAATACAATAAACCAGAGTTGGGCtgtaactttttgtttgttttttttatttacttttatgaggttttttttcctatgctgtactttttacttttatttgagtaactttatcataaagtatttctactcttacttgagtaaagtttctggattttctacccactgaatgaaaaacaaacttatttaacCAAAGATTCACCTCACACCTGaagtttttattgaagaaagtgttttggaaacattttcttttgcctgattttgttatattttcttacttatatgaattattgatatattggtccttaaaataccacaATTTCcactttactttatattttggtccacctgatgatgcaatttttaaatattaaatgattgataatttgactttttaccaaatacttgtTGATTagtcgattaatcatcagaattatcataaataaatatcataaaTAATCATTCGTTGCAGCTCTAATCAGCCTTATAGCTACTTTAGGATGTTGGGATGAACTGATTTTGTGTGTTGGTTCCCTCACAGCCAGAGAACATCCTCTATTACAGCCAGGACGAAGACTCCAAGATTATGATCAGTGACTTCGGCCTGTCAAAGATGGCCGAAAACGGCATCATGTCCACAGCGTGCGGCACCCCAGGTTACGTAGGTAAGGAAACGCTCTATAGAAAATGATCAGATACTAGAAATGTGAcacaatataaattatttcaaccttttcttctctctctcagcTCCTGAAGTTTTAGCACAGAAGCCCTACAGCAAGGCAGTCGACTGCTGGTCCATTGGAGTAATCACATACATCCTGTAAGCATCAATTCAAAATCGATTTTCACATTAAAGGCTGCTTGATGCATCTGGGATCTATTTTTCTAAATACTAAAagtattgattgattgatgaagAATGCCTTTAGGAGGCAAGAATATGCAAATACAACAAACATATGTTAATAGTAGGTGAACTATAGCACCCCCTAGTGGAAATATACCTTCATACAGCCAATATGCGGATTTAAATGGTAAACGTAGGAAcactgatcaacatatttgatatgtattgATCAGAGCTGAGTAGcaactaattacatttactcaattacatttaatttagtaactgttttgaaaaaaaaattacttttaggagtatttttttactattaagTATTGTTACTGTTACTTGAGTTACATTTCTGGATTCTCCACCgtctgaatgaaaaacaaacatgttttaaccaaaaattcacctgAAGCAAACGCACATCTGAAGTTTTTGACaaagtttcagaagttttttattgaaagaaactaatttggaaattttattatttgccagattttgttattttctttgttacTTACATGAATCAttgtcattaaaatacaaaaacttccacttaactttatattttggtccatctggttatgtaatttttaaatgttaaatgagtAGACTTTtcactaaatactttttttactcttgagtaatttcctagatggatactttttacttttactcgagtaaaaatacattgaagtagtgctactcctACTTGTGTATAGTTTTTGAGTATTGCTTGTTTCACAAATTGATGACTTTCTATGATGTATAACACTTTTAATCTATTTGTTGCTGAAAGatgatatacaaataaacttaaattaaattgaaaacattCAGTTAAATAACTAAATGCCCATGTTTCATTGCAGACTCTGTGGTTATCCTCCTTTTTATGAAGAAAGTGAGACAAGACTCTTTTCCAAGATCATGAAGGCTCAGTATGAGTTTGACTCACCATTTTGGGATAACATATCTGAATCTGGTAATTACTTTCCCTTTTCATGCACACAACTCTCTCATTatagtgttttgttgttgtttttccaataAAGTAAGTGTCCCATTTTCCTCTGCAGCCAAGGATTTCATCCGTAATATGATGCAGAAGAACCCCAGCATGCGCTACACCACAGAGCAAGCTCTCAGACACCCCTGGTGAGTTGCACTCACCTGTTTCAGGTAATGGCCTAATCTCCATCTTGGAATAAATCTAAGCTTTCCATTGCGTTGTCCGTTCTCCAGGATAATCGGAAAGACGGCTCGGAGCCAAGACATCTACTACTCCGTCAGCTCTCAGATCCAGAAGAACTTCGCCCAGTCCAAGTGGAAGGTCAGTTTGCTCTCATTTCCTGGATTTAATGTGATGTAACCTGAAGTTGCAGTTTGGAGTCCATTAATCAGGTGTGCACCTAAATCCTTCCCGATTAAGGTTGGTTAAATAAGATGGGCTTATGGAAAAGTCACTAACTGACGATGAGGTACCAAACCAAATCGGATTGGTCCCCAATAGAAATTAGCTTAAAACATCTgccaagtttatttgtgttgcacattTCAGTTCATCATTAAAACATCACCAActacaacattttaatttgtcaaaattaagaaaatacacattaaatatgTAGATTATTGTTCTCTAAACAGGTTGCAAAATAGTGGGGGGGTTTTTTACATTAGttgaatattgacaaagttttgcgtaCATTCGTAATAGAAACGCAGCTAATGTTCCGCTAACGTAGAAAAtcttttcaatttctttttttccattaaataagaaatgcaagtAAAGTCacatgtcattaaaaacatgtcatGAGCCTCCAActgctacttcctgttgtcttcttcttcctggTTTGTTGATCATACGACTcatgtaatgtgaaaaaagtgttttcattgcaaaataaaccaattttgaaacagtcaaaaaaaaaagaatacgtcataaagcaaatttatttcctAAATGTCAAATTATATAGTCAGTGTACGTAGCTAGCGTAACAACTTTAAGGGAGGAGTAAATTCACGCCAAAAAATTAGgacatttcagagttttaaatgcagaatatttactagaaaaaaacttagaaatgttgagattaatctcataaattttcaaaaaaattaatgGAATTTTGAGTTTCATAAGTTtaacatttgctagaaaaaaatgtacattttccaaaagttaaaaattttcagattttgaaactccaagaataaaaaatccatatttttttcctaaaaacttatgagattaatcttagaaatttgAGTATTTCTCCAGAcacttttccacttttcaagctcagatttatttttgctttttctagaaaatatctattaacctaatttttttttccaatcttttttgacttttcaaattcagtatttttatcttgctttgtggatttaaaaaacaacaacaaaaaacaatgcattttaaTTACATAGTTAATGGAAATTGGGGTGATGTGCTCCTGTCTTTCTGGCTTTAATGAAAAACCAGGAAGCTTGACGCCTGTTTTTCCTTGTTCTCCATACAGCAAGCCTTCAACGCCGCTGTAGCCATCAATCACatgaagaagctgcagctggCGCACACAGAGCTGGCCCTGCGGCAGGCCAGCGTCCCAGACATCAAAGTGATCGATGTGTCTTCGCCAACAAAGAGTCGCAAACATCCGGATCCGGAAAAACCAGAGGCCAAGAAAGAAGACATCAACGGCAACATAAGCGAGACGCAGCTCATGTCTCTGCCCCCGAGCCACGTCGATCTGAAGAACCACTTCCACCCACTGAAGGCCAGTCAGAGCCAGAACGCCGCGCAGCACGCGCCCACCATGGCCGAGCAGGGGAAGCACGTGTACCACTCAGAGCCCGCCAACCTGAACGGGTAGGTGTCAGAATCCACTCATGAATCTGGACTGTGTGACAGAGCAGGAGTACatttatgccaaaaaaaatctcagaaatattctagaaaaacttggaaatttcttactttgaaaagttgaatatttgctacaagaaactctgaaattttagattaatatcagaaatttaCTAGGAAAaaaatttctaagtttgaaaagtcaaacatttgctagaaaaattTCATGAAAAACAATTGGAAATTTCCGAGCTGCAAAGGCTTGAATTTGGTagaaaaaactctgaaacttTTTGATTCTGACCCTGTAACCCTCTGACCTTTTTAATGCATGTTAGTTGTTTCAAGAagagcttgaaaagtcaaaaatttgtgTTGAACATTCTCGACTTTtgaaatgtccatgttttttctaaaaatattaacaccAACATTTCAGAGTTTCTCCTAggaaattttaaacttttcaaaagccaaaatgtttcttattttttctggaatatttctgagattcatctcaaaatttctgagttgtttttggcagaaatttactcttttttttttaaattttatctgcATTGGTCTTAAATACATCTGATGTGCGATAACGTTTctctctgctttcttttttttagatatgCTAAAAACCGGAATGGGAAGACTGTACAGACCGGAGTTTGCTCTATCATGTGAAAGCTGGATGAAGTTTTAATGggttaaaactttttttggtAAGTAGAAAATCAAATGCAATATAAATTATGTTGcactctttcacattttgccactttatataatataatatattttgttaGTATTTTATGTGAAGAGTCCACACAAAGGCTATACTTAGCTGCTGGAAGCTTAGCCTCCACCCAAATTTAAAATCTCGGATCTCATTTGCGTTTTCTGCacctttgtaaatatatttgaattttattggcTGGATCCAATTTCTGTGGGTTGTAAGTTCAAGTACAATTTGAGCTCTTGAAATCCTGTCAGCTGCTCCCAGTTCTAAAAACAATgcattgttgccatggttacactTCATAATGGCTgtctgaaagttaaaaaaagtaaaagcaaaaactctttcagctgcacagcatccaaaaccaaaTGGAAAAATCAcccatttttttgaaaaccaaaagaagACAAACAACACAGAGCAGAGTGAGCTGGTCTGTGAtgatttattacataaaatcctgataaaatacacaaatttgaggttataaagtgacaaaatgtgcatGAATACTCATGCATCTCAGTTCCAGCTCATAGGAAAGATGAAACTCTTGTGTTTCTGCCCTCTGCAGGTCAGTGCTGCTGTTTTGACTCGGTGTGACGCCGTCTTGTGTCAGCAGCTCCTCTCTGCTCAGAGTCAGAGGAGGTTGACCCCCAGTGGACCCGACCGGTCCGCACCATCAGTCTGTGGGGCTTCTTGTCGGAAAGAGTGccaataaaaactcaaaacactCACATTAAACCTCCAAACATTTATCTAAGACACACATCTCCACATTGCAGACGTTGGGTTTCAAAGGACAGGATGGTGGATTGGAAAAGAGAGTTCATGATCTTTTTACGGAAAGTCGACTTGATACctttcatgtttgtttgcagctttttttcaAAGGATCATTTGAGATCTGAAAAGCACAGACAGGAAGGAGACGATAACCTTCACCcacttttgtaaataaataaaaacccacattgtaaataaatcatttcaaagaAGTGCTCACAGCTTCTAGTAAGCAACACTGATGTAAATTTACTTCTTCATTCTtcctgtaaatgtttttctttgcctgCTCAAGTGAATAAATCACAGTAATTATGAATGTTGCAAGTATGATTAAAAATTGCCAATGCATAGCTCTTGCATGCCATCAGTGATTTAATAcctaaatgtttattaattgcttagtaaaaacac
The genomic region above belongs to Xiphophorus maculatus strain JP 163 A chromosome 1, X_maculatus-5.0-male, whole genome shotgun sequence and contains:
- the LOC102226944 gene encoding calcium/calmodulin-dependent protein kinase type 1D-like, whose protein sequence is MGRQEGDYAWKKNTENIQEIFEFIEELGSGAFSEVYMVRERKTGKTFAMKCVKKKKKRDINLENEIAVLRKIQHENVVGMEDLYESRTHYYIIMHLVSGGELFDRILDRGVYSEKDASRVIQQVLEAVSFLHQNGIVHRDLKPENILYYSQDEDSKIMISDFGLSKMAENGIMSTACGTPGYVAPEVLAQKPYSKAVDCWSIGVITYILLCGYPPFYEESETRLFSKIMKAQYEFDSPFWDNISESAKDFIRNMMQKNPSMRYTTEQALRHPWIIGKTARSQDIYYSVSSQIQKNFAQSKWKQAFNAAVAINHMKKLQLAHTELALRQASVPDIKVIDVSSPTKSRKHPDPEKPEAKKEDINGNISETQLMSLPPSHVDLKNHFHPLKASQSQNAAQHAPTMAEQGKHVYHSEPANLNGYAKNRNGKTVQTGVCSIM